The following proteins come from a genomic window of Carassius auratus strain Wakin chromosome 18, ASM336829v1, whole genome shotgun sequence:
- the LOC113118724 gene encoding P2Y purinoceptor 1-like, translated as MTEFSNLTSLVNNVSEFSNHTASCPLTKTGFQFYYLPIVYILVFLTGFIGNSLAIWMFVCHMRPWSSISVYMFNLALADFCYVLSLPFLIFYYFNKTDWIFGDVLCRLQRFIFHVNLYGSILFLTCISMHRYSGVVHPLKSLGRLKKKNAVRTVALVWFIVVVGISPILYYSRTGPKKGLTTCYDTTTEDELPGYFIYSMCMTVFGFCIPFIIIFSCYGGIVKALICNDMDNAPLRRKSIYLVIIVLTVFAVSYLPFHVMKNLNMRARLYFQSPDMCVFNDRVYATYQVTRGLASLNSCVDPVLYLLAGDTFRRRLSRATKKSTRKGDHPVQSKSEETVLNSQPECVQNGDDRD; from the coding sequence ATGACGGAGTTCAGTAACCTGACGTCGCTCGTGAATAACGTGAGCGAGTTCTCCAATCACACGGCGAGCTGCCCGTTGACCAAGACTGGCTTTCAGTTTTACTATCTCCCCATCGTCTACATCCTGGTCTTCCTCACAGGCTTCATCGGAAACAGTTTGGCCATATGGATGTTCGTGTGCCACATGAGGCCGTGGAGCAGCATCTCCGTCTACATGTTCAACCTGGCGCTGGCCGACTTCTGCTACGTGCTCTCGCTGCCGTTCCTCATCTTCTACTACTTCAACAAAACCGACTGGATATTTGGAGACGTCCTATGCAGACTCCAGAGGTTCATCTTCCATGTGAATCTCTACGGAAGCATCCTGTTCCTCACGTGCATCAGCATGCACAGATACTCCGGCGTCGTGCATCCGCTCAAGTCGCTCGGGAGGCTGAAAAAGAAGAACGCCGTTCGCACCGTGGCGCTCGTCTGGTTCATAGTGGTGGTGGGCATCTCTCCCATCCTCTACTACTCACGAACCGGCCCTAAGAAGGGGTTAACCACGTGCTACGACACCACGACCGAAGACGAGCTGCCGGGATACTTCATCTACAGCATGTGCATGACGGTGTTCGGCTTCTGCATCCcgttcatcatcatcttcagctgCTACGGCGGCATCGTCAAAGCCCTGATCTGCAACGACATGGACAACGCTCCGCTGAGGAGGAAGTCCATATACCTGGTCATCATCGTGCTCACGGTGTTCGCCGTGTCCTACCTGCCCTTCCACGTGATGAAGAACCTGAACATGCGAGCGAGACTGTACTTCCAGAGCCCGGACATGTGTGTCTTTAACGACCGTGTGTATGCCACGTACCAGGTGACCCGAGGCCTGGCCAGCCTCAACAGCTGCGTCGACCCGGTCCTGTACCTTCTGGCCGGAGACACGTTCAGACGCAGGCTGTCCAGAGCCACCAAGAAGTCCACCAGGAAGGGAGATCACCCGGTGCAGTCCAAGAGCGAGGAGACGGTGCTCAACAGCCAGCCGGAGTGTGTCCAGAACGGGGACGACCGGGACTGA
- the LOC113118725 gene encoding ras-related protein Rap-2b, which yields MREYKVVVLGSGGVGKSALTVQFVTGSFIEKYDPTIEDFYRKEIEVDSSPSVLEILDTAGTEQFASMRDLYIKNGQGFILVYSLVNQQSFQDIKPMRDQIIRVKRYERVPMILVGNKVDLEGEREVSSGEGKALADDWNCPFMETSAKNKGSVDELFAEIVRQMNYASAPSGDDQCCASCAIL from the coding sequence ATGAGAGAATACAAAGTGGTCGTGTTGGGATCCGGCGGCGTGGGAAAATCGGCGCTGACCGTGCAGTTCGTCACCGGATCCTTCATCGAGAAGTACGACCCGACGATAGAGGACTTTTACCGCAAGGAGATCGAGGTGGACTCGTCGCCGTCGGTGCTGGAGATCCTAGACACGGCGGGCACCGAGCAGTTCGCCTCTATGCGCGATCTGTACATCAAGAACGGCCAGGGCTTCATCCTCGTGTACAGTCTGGTCAACCAGCAGAGCTTCCAGGACATCAAGCCCATGCGCGACCAGATCATCCGCGTCAAGCGCTACGAGCGCGTGCCCATGATCCTGGTGGGCAACAAGGTGGATCTGGAGGGCGAGAGGGAGGTGTCTTCCGGGGAGGGCAAGGCGCTGGCGGACGACTGGAACTGTCCCTTCATGGAGACCTCGGCCAAAAACAAAGGCTCCGTGGACGAGCTGTTCGCGGAGATCGTGCGGCAGATGAACTACGCGTCGGCGCCGAGCGGAGATGACCAGTGCTGCGCGTCCTGCGCGATCCTCTGA